From one Macellibacteroides fermentans genomic stretch:
- a CDS encoding 1-deoxy-D-xylulose-5-phosphate reductoisomerase, with translation MKRQLAILGSTGSIGTQALEVISEHADLFEVYALTANNQVDLLINQARKFLPEVVVIANEQKYPELKEALEDLPIKVWAGADAISQVVQAEPIHMVLTAMVGYSGLKPTIQAIKAGKAIALANKETLVVAGELITALATEYKVPVLPVDSEHSAIFQCLVGEGNNAVEKILLTASGGPFRNKSLKELETVTKAQALKHPNWSMGAKVTIDSASMMNKGFEMIEAKWLFGLSPEQIQVVVHPQSIIHSMVQFEDGAVMAQLGIPDMKLPISYAFSYPERLKSSAPRLDFNQYSTLTFEEPDMTRFRNLAFAFDAVKKGGNMPCILNAANEVVVEAFLKDRIGFLQMSEVIEQTMCKASFVPTPSYDDYVRSDEEVRLIAASLF, from the coding sequence ATGAAAAGACAACTGGCTATTTTAGGCTCTACCGGTTCGATAGGAACGCAGGCACTTGAAGTGATCAGCGAACATGCTGACCTGTTTGAAGTATATGCTCTGACGGCTAATAATCAGGTAGATTTATTGATAAATCAGGCGAGAAAGTTCTTGCCGGAGGTTGTGGTAATCGCCAATGAACAGAAATATCCCGAACTAAAGGAGGCTTTGGAAGATCTTCCAATAAAGGTGTGGGCAGGTGCCGATGCTATCTCTCAGGTTGTACAGGCTGAACCTATTCATATGGTGCTGACAGCAATGGTGGGATATTCAGGATTAAAACCAACGATACAGGCGATAAAAGCAGGTAAGGCAATTGCATTGGCAAATAAAGAGACGTTGGTGGTTGCCGGAGAATTAATTACAGCATTGGCTACGGAATATAAAGTGCCTGTTTTACCTGTTGACTCCGAACATTCTGCTATTTTTCAATGTTTGGTTGGTGAAGGTAACAATGCGGTGGAAAAGATACTGCTGACAGCCTCTGGTGGACCTTTTCGTAACAAATCATTGAAAGAACTTGAAACCGTCACCAAAGCTCAGGCATTAAAACATCCTAATTGGTCAATGGGAGCGAAGGTGACAATTGATTCTGCTTCAATGATGAATAAAGGTTTTGAGATGATTGAAGCCAAGTGGTTATTTGGTCTCTCTCCAGAACAAATTCAGGTTGTAGTTCATCCACAGTCTATTATTCACTCAATGGTTCAATTTGAAGATGGTGCTGTTATGGCGCAGCTGGGGATTCCTGATATGAAGCTTCCGATCAGCTATGCATTTTCGTATCCGGAAAGATTAAAAAGTAGTGCTCCCAGATTGGATTTTAATCAATACTCTACATTGACTTTTGAGGAGCCCGATATGACTCGTTTCCGAAATCTGGCCTTTGCTTTTGATGCGGTTAAAAAAGGGGGAAACATGCCCTGTATTTTGAATGCTGCGAATGAGGTTGTAGTTGAGGCTTTCTTAAAGGATCGGATTGGCTTTCTTCAAATGAGTGAAGTAATAGAGCAAACCATGTGCAAGGCATCTTTTGTCCCGACACCTTCGTACGATGATTATGTACGATCTGATGAGGAAGTACGCCTGATTGCAGCATCCTTATTCTAA
- a CDS encoding M23 family metallopeptidase: MVQKKRKHQKSFWHRIRFKYKLSFFNEATLEEVWSFRLSQLSAFVVLAVFAFFLIAITSFIIIKTPIRNYLPGYLDVEVRKEIVQNALKADSLERMLAVQKLYLDNVAGILTGTLPLDSIRTIDSLAHADANYEIPRGKAESEFVKKFEEEEKYNLSVLTPNSVPTEGAFFYKPVSGVISSHYEAEKRHYGVDLVAAERESVLATMDGTVIFTGFDVNYGNVIQIQHRNGFLSIYKHNELLLKDAGDRVVAGEAIALVGNTGKLSTGPHLHFELWYKGSPVNPEEYISF, from the coding sequence ATGGTACAGAAAAAACGAAAGCATCAGAAGTCTTTTTGGCACCGGATACGGTTCAAATACAAACTGTCATTTTTTAATGAGGCCACACTCGAAGAGGTATGGTCTTTCCGTCTATCTCAGCTATCTGCTTTTGTTGTACTGGCTGTCTTTGCTTTTTTTCTGATCGCAATTACTTCCTTTATTATTATCAAAACCCCCATTAGAAACTATCTTCCCGGATATCTGGATGTTGAAGTTCGAAAAGAAATAGTACAAAATGCACTCAAAGCTGATTCTTTAGAAAGGATGTTGGCTGTACAAAAACTATATCTTGATAATGTGGCAGGTATCTTAACCGGAACTTTGCCTCTGGACTCCATCCGAACCATAGATTCTCTTGCACATGCCGATGCAAACTATGAAATACCTCGAGGAAAGGCTGAGTCGGAATTTGTGAAAAAGTTTGAGGAAGAAGAAAAGTATAATCTGTCTGTACTTACACCAAATTCAGTTCCTACTGAAGGTGCTTTCTTTTATAAACCGGTAAGTGGAGTGATCTCATCGCATTATGAGGCGGAAAAACGTCATTATGGTGTTGATTTGGTTGCTGCTGAACGTGAAAGTGTTCTGGCAACTATGGATGGTACGGTTATTTTTACCGGTTTTGATGTAAACTACGGAAATGTGATTCAGATTCAACATAGAAATGGATTTTTATCTATTTACAAACATAATGAATTGTTGCTTAAGGATGCGGGAGACCGTGTAGTAGCAGGAGAGGCAATTGCTTTGGTTGGTAATACAGGTAAGTTGTCTACAGGACCTCATCTGCATTTTGAACTTTGGTACAAGGGATCTCCTGTTAATCCTGAAGAATATATATCTTTTTAA
- the rimM gene encoding ribosome maturation factor RimM (Essential for efficient processing of 16S rRNA), with protein MIKKEDVFKIGQFAKPHGIKGEITLLTTSDVFDDSDDPFIVCEFEGILVPFFIEEYRYKSDSSILVKLENVNSELQAREFSNLEVYYPLDAAVGDLVGDMTWDSFVGYMVSDAKLGLLGPITMVDESTINVLLQVNYKGNEILIPAAEELILGVDHDKKFLEVALPDGLLDL; from the coding sequence ATGATAAAGAAAGAAGATGTTTTCAAGATTGGTCAGTTTGCCAAGCCTCATGGAATAAAAGGTGAGATAACGTTGTTGACTACCAGTGATGTATTCGATGACAGTGATGATCCTTTTATTGTTTGCGAATTTGAAGGAATTTTGGTGCCTTTCTTTATTGAGGAATACCGTTATAAGTCCGACTCATCCATACTTGTAAAACTCGAAAATGTAAATTCCGAATTACAGGCTCGTGAATTTAGTAATCTGGAGGTGTATTATCCTCTTGATGCTGCAGTTGGTGATCTGGTTGGGGATATGACCTGGGATAGTTTTGTAGGATATATGGTATCAGATGCAAAATTAGGACTATTGGGACCGATTACGATGGTGGATGAATCTACAATCAATGTTCTTCTACAGGTAAATTATAAAGGAAACGAAATTTTAATTCCTGCGGCCGAAGAGCTGATACTTGGGGTGGATCACGACAAGAAGTTCCTGGAAGTGGCATTGCCGGATGGATTACTGGATTTATAA
- the murA gene encoding UDP-N-acetylglucosamine 1-carboxyvinyltransferase, with product MASFVIEGGCRMSGEIVPQGAKNEALQVICAVLLTPEKVTITNIPDILDVNNLIQLLRDMQVKVERLSLDTYAFQADNVNLDYLKTEDFVRKSASLRGSVMIVGPLLARFGKAVLPKPGGDKIGRRRLDTHFTGIQKLGATFTYNPDAQLYEIEAKHLKGAYMLLDEASVTGTANILMAAVMAEGITTIYNAACEPYLQQLSKMLIQMGADISGVGSNLLTIQGVDSLKGTNHRILPDMIEVGSFIGMAAMTGSDITIKNTGFDMLGIIPESFRRLGITVEQQGDDIHIPTHESYEIDTFIDGSIMTIADAPWPGLTPDLLSVFLVVATQAVGSVLIHQKMFESRLFFVDKLIDMGAQIILCDPHRATVIGLGNRYKLRGATMVSPDIRAGIALLIAAMSAEGTSRIHNIDQIDRGYQNIDKRLNSIGARITRL from the coding sequence ATGGCATCATTTGTTATTGAAGGTGGTTGTAGAATGAGCGGAGAAATTGTTCCGCAGGGGGCTAAAAATGAGGCATTACAAGTGATTTGTGCTGTTTTACTTACTCCTGAAAAAGTTACGATAACTAATATACCGGACATCCTGGATGTAAATAATCTTATACAGTTGTTGAGGGATATGCAGGTAAAGGTGGAGCGATTATCGTTAGACACTTATGCATTCCAGGCAGATAATGTGAATCTGGATTATTTAAAAACGGAAGATTTTGTACGGAAAAGTGCTTCGTTGAGAGGATCTGTAATGATTGTCGGTCCTTTGTTGGCCCGTTTCGGAAAAGCTGTTTTGCCTAAACCCGGCGGTGATAAGATCGGACGCAGAAGATTGGATACTCATTTTACTGGTATACAGAAGCTCGGAGCTACTTTTACATACAATCCGGATGCCCAGCTTTATGAAATTGAAGCGAAGCATCTGAAGGGGGCTTATATGCTTTTAGATGAGGCATCTGTTACGGGTACAGCCAATATATTGATGGCTGCTGTAATGGCAGAAGGAATTACAACGATTTACAATGCTGCCTGCGAACCTTATTTGCAGCAACTTTCTAAAATGTTGATTCAGATGGGAGCCGATATTTCGGGTGTAGGGTCTAATTTGCTTACAATTCAAGGTGTGGATTCGCTGAAAGGGACAAATCATAGAATTCTTCCGGATATGATTGAAGTGGGTAGTTTTATTGGAATGGCGGCGATGACCGGCTCCGATATAACTATCAAAAATACCGGCTTCGATATGTTGGGTATTATACCTGAATCATTTAGACGTTTGGGGATTACTGTCGAGCAACAGGGCGACGATATTCATATTCCTACACATGAGTCTTACGAAATAGATACTTTCATCGATGGGTCGATCATGACGATTGCAGATGCTCCCTGGCCTGGTCTTACACCCGACTTGCTCAGTGTGTTTTTAGTTGTAGCAACACAGGCTGTGGGTAGTGTACTGATTCATCAGAAAATGTTTGAAAGCCGCCTTTTCTTTGTAGATAAGCTGATTGATATGGGTGCTCAGATTATCTTATGCGACCCACACAGGGCAACGGTAATCGGCTTGGGAAACCGTTATAAACTTCGTGGAGCAACTATGGTGTCTCCGGATATTCGTGCAGGTATTGCGTTGCTTATTGCTGCAATGAGTGCAGAGGGTACAAGCCGTATTCATAATATCGATCAGATTGACAGGGGGTATCAAAATATAGATAAACGCCTTAATAGCATAGGTGCGCGTATTACACGTCTTTAA
- a CDS encoding DUF4290 domain-containing protein encodes MEYNTELKRLILPEYGRNIQNMVDYCLTIEDKEERMRCANSIINIMGNMFPHLRDVNDFKHILWDHLAIMADFKLDIDYPYEIVKKEDLHSRPPRIPYNSGRIRYRHYGKTLERMILKANEFEEGQEKTYLIKLLANQMKKSFLNWNKEAVDDRKIFKDLDELSEGRIVLDEEQHKLTESKDILSRKNTNKNYTRKGR; translated from the coding sequence ATGGAATATAATACAGAACTAAAACGTTTGATTCTGCCTGAGTATGGACGCAATATACAGAACATGGTAGATTATTGCCTTACGATTGAAGATAAGGAAGAACGAATGCGGTGCGCCAATTCAATTATCAATATCATGGGGAATATGTTTCCCCACCTGCGTGATGTTAATGACTTTAAACATATTTTATGGGATCACCTGGCTATCATGGCGGATTTTAAACTTGATATTGATTACCCGTATGAAATTGTAAAGAAGGAAGACCTACATAGCCGACCGCCACGTATCCCTTATAATTCGGGTAGAATTCGTTACAGACATTACGGCAAGACATTGGAACGAATGATTTTAAAAGCAAATGAGTTTGAAGAGGGACAAGAAAAGACTTACCTTATTAAACTGTTGGCCAATCAGATGAAAAAGTCGTTTCTAAATTGGAATAAAGAAGCGGTTGATGACCGAAAGATTTTTAAAGATCTGGATGAATTGTCGGAAGGAAGAATTGTGTTGGATGAAGAACAACATAAGCTTACAGAAAGCAAAGATATTTTATCCAGAAAAAATACAAACAAAAACTATACACGTAAAGGTCGTTGA
- a CDS encoding DUF3298 and DUF4163 domain-containing protein: protein MTTQLQAKFIVLISLLLLVGCNNTPKKADSNKVTFDSIKVDKSYHLLDNPENPNCNLQINFTYPIQVDNKQQLKNIQRLFIQSYFGDSYIDYSPQEAVEKYTENYLTNYKALEADFKSEAVKAQDEPIGAWYSYYEMSSNKITYNQSGLLCFTVNFENYTGGAHGSHSYFNHIINLKTGSAVTEKEVFIDNYEDDLAKILVDAIAKQNQVTDVKALENMGFFSVDEIFPNGNFSVDETGINYTFNEYEIAAYVVGATHVHLSFEEIKHLARKESPIAHLVF, encoded by the coding sequence ATGACAACACAGCTTCAAGCTAAATTTATAGTGTTAATTTCACTTCTACTACTTGTAGGATGTAACAATACGCCAAAGAAAGCCGACAGCAATAAAGTTACGTTCGACTCTATCAAGGTAGATAAAAGTTACCATTTGCTTGATAACCCTGAAAACCCCAATTGCAATCTGCAGATTAACTTCACATACCCAATCCAGGTCGATAATAAACAGCAACTCAAAAATATACAACGGCTCTTTATTCAATCGTATTTTGGAGATTCATACATCGATTATTCTCCACAGGAAGCTGTCGAAAAGTATACAGAAAACTATCTTACCAATTACAAGGCATTGGAAGCTGATTTTAAATCGGAAGCAGTAAAGGCGCAAGATGAACCCATTGGCGCATGGTATTCCTATTACGAAATGTCGTCAAACAAAATTACCTATAATCAAAGTGGATTGCTGTGTTTCACAGTAAACTTTGAAAATTATACCGGAGGTGCGCATGGATCGCATTCCTATTTCAATCATATCATCAACTTAAAGACAGGTTCTGCTGTTACAGAGAAAGAGGTATTTATTGATAATTATGAAGACGATCTTGCCAAAATTCTTGTTGATGCCATAGCAAAACAAAATCAGGTTACCGACGTAAAAGCCCTCGAAAATATGGGCTTCTTCAGTGTAGATGAGATTTTTCCCAATGGGAACTTCAGCGTAGATGAAACCGGTATAAATTATACATTTAACGAATATGAAATAGCGGCTTACGTAGTGGGGGCAACACATGTGCATCTCTCTTTCGAAGAAATAAAACACTTGGCCCGCAAAGAAAGTCCTATTGCTCATCTCGTATTTTAA
- the rsmG gene encoding 16S rRNA (guanine(527)-N(7))-methyltransferase RsmG produces MKVIQTYFPELSEQQCQQLAALYDLYTDWNAKINVISRKDIENLYLHHVLHSLGIVKMLRFKDGSSVMDVGTGGGFPGIPLAIFFPQVQFHLVDSIGKKIKVGQAVAEAIGLKNITFRHCRVEEEKEKYDFVVSRAVMPLADLVKLVRKNIKKEQHNALPNGLICLKGGELQHEILPFRNQALSLELGDYFKEEFFKTKKVVYVPL; encoded by the coding sequence ATGAAAGTTATACAAACTTATTTTCCCGAATTAAGCGAACAACAGTGCCAACAGCTTGCAGCACTATACGATTTATATACTGATTGGAATGCCAAAATAAATGTCATTTCAAGAAAAGATATTGAAAACCTTTACCTTCACCATGTTTTACATTCATTAGGCATAGTTAAGATGCTTCGCTTCAAGGATGGGTCGTCTGTAATGGACGTTGGTACAGGCGGGGGATTTCCCGGTATTCCACTAGCCATATTCTTCCCTCAGGTTCAATTTCATTTGGTGGATAGCATAGGCAAAAAGATAAAAGTGGGGCAAGCGGTTGCCGAAGCCATCGGACTAAAAAATATTACCTTCCGCCATTGCAGGGTTGAAGAGGAAAAAGAAAAGTATGATTTCGTAGTAAGCCGTGCCGTAATGCCTTTGGCTGATTTGGTAAAGCTTGTACGTAAAAACATAAAAAAAGAGCAACACAACGCTCTTCCTAACGGACTTATTTGTCTCAAAGGAGGCGAACTTCAACACGAAATTCTTCCTTTTAGAAATCAGGCATTAAGTTTAGAATTAGGGGATTACTTTAAAGAAGAGTTTTTTAAAACAAAAAAAGTTGTATACGTGCCATTATGA
- a CDS encoding MBL fold metallo-hydrolase, translating to MIHVKRFEFNYFSVNTYLLYDKTGEAVLIDCGCMNQREEEELKAFIDENKLTLKRLLCTHLHLDHVFGNAFITQTYGLEPEAHKADTELLPSAEEQAKAFGLSMKGKSGQVSHFITVGEAIHFGESSLISLHVPGHSPGSLVFYSEASNLAITGDTLFAGGIGRTDLWAGNQEILLAAIRNKLLTLPDSTIIYPGHGPESSIREEKLENPYI from the coding sequence ATGATACATGTAAAACGTTTTGAATTCAATTATTTCTCTGTAAACACCTATCTGTTATACGATAAGACAGGCGAGGCTGTATTAATTGATTGCGGCTGCATGAATCAGCGGGAGGAAGAGGAATTAAAAGCCTTTATTGATGAAAACAAACTTACGCTGAAAAGACTTTTATGTACCCACCTTCATCTCGATCATGTGTTTGGAAATGCATTTATTACTCAAACCTATGGATTGGAACCAGAAGCTCATAAGGCAGATACAGAGTTACTTCCTTCTGCCGAAGAACAAGCCAAGGCATTCGGACTATCCATGAAAGGCAAAAGTGGACAAGTAAGCCATTTTATAACAGTTGGAGAAGCAATCCACTTTGGAGAAAGTTCCCTCATCTCGTTACATGTTCCAGGACATTCTCCCGGAAGTCTTGTTTTTTATAGCGAAGCAAGCAATCTGGCTATCACAGGCGATACTCTCTTTGCCGGTGGTATCGGGCGTACAGATCTATGGGCCGGTAACCAGGAAATACTACTTGCTGCCATCCGAAACAAGCTCCTTACCTTGCCGGACAGCACTATAATTTATCCCGGTCATGGACCGGAATCTTCCATTCGTGAAGAAAAACTTGAAAATCCGTACATCTAA